One genomic segment of Thermodesulfobacteriota bacterium includes these proteins:
- a CDS encoding inositol monophosphatase family protein, whose product MAKKNHGIKDLTMFAMDVINNLGEKALSYYGRGKPHIKFDENLVTEAEISLTESFSDQLHSHFPEHLVFKDNLELTDYSHEENRYLWIFDPIDGVANFQAGIPIWGMSLALIENFWPVFGAFYMPATGDLFHAQAGKEAFQGSEKIHISTSEAFNDESLLLTYSRFHNHYNSNFPGKMRALGCTSAHVCYIAMGRADAAVITNESFQDLAATRVIIESAGGKIFKTDGSEFFLNEHLNGERIKGHLLVGNPDNFSQLKDYLQKIS is encoded by the coding sequence GTGGCGAAAAAAAATCATGGGATAAAAGACTTAACGATGTTTGCAATGGATGTGATTAATAATTTAGGGGAAAAAGCGCTTTCTTATTACGGCAGAGGTAAGCCCCATATTAAATTCGATGAGAACCTTGTTACAGAGGCCGAAATCAGCCTGACCGAATCTTTTTCCGATCAGCTCCATTCTCATTTCCCTGAGCATCTGGTGTTCAAGGATAACCTGGAACTTACCGATTACTCCCATGAAGAAAACAGGTATTTATGGATCTTTGACCCCATAGATGGGGTTGCCAACTTTCAGGCGGGAATCCCCATTTGGGGAATGTCGCTGGCGCTTATTGAAAATTTCTGGCCGGTCTTCGGTGCATTCTATATGCCTGCCACCGGTGACCTTTTTCATGCCCAGGCCGGCAAAGAGGCTTTCCAGGGAAGCGAAAAGATACACATTTCAACTTCGGAGGCTTTTAATGACGAAAGCCTTCTTTTAACTTACTCAAGATTTCACAATCATTACAACTCCAATTTCCCTGGCAAAATGAGAGCGTTAGGATGCACAAGTGCTCATGTTTGTTATATTGCCATGGGCCGTGCCGATGCGGCTGTGATTACCAATGAGTCCTTCCAGGATCTTGCTGCTACCCGTGTGATTATTGAATCCGCCGGAGGAAAAATATTTAAAACCGATGGAAGTGAATTTTTCCTGAACGAGCATTTAAACGGAGAAAGAATTAAAGGACATCTTCTGGTCGGCAACCCGGACAATTTTTCGCAACTTAAGGATTATCTTCAAAAAATTTCCTGA
- the prmA gene encoding 50S ribosomal protein L11 methyltransferase, with product MMKWIEVKVIFACPAKELATDLISNIFYELGLKGVVVGDPDIKPAEQRGNKDKISPGDISVTGYIPEDKQSQKHLKIIKEKLSALEKEWGILSKSICRTIDEQDWSESWKEFFHPLKITQKIVIKPSWQDYDANPDDLIIEIDPGMAFGTGTHPTTALCISMIEKYIKQGDTFLDIGTGSGILMIVAAKLGARKVCGIDNDELAIDIAEKNLILNGIENKHFKLMPGTLTDNVTERFDFVAANILTETILILLESIKRVLKKRSVFICSGIIEKNKDKVIKKMVASGFKIKEIVKREEWVSIVGVLQMIRL from the coding sequence ATGATGAAATGGATCGAAGTAAAAGTAATTTTTGCTTGTCCTGCCAAAGAATTAGCCACGGATCTTATTTCAAACATATTTTATGAGTTAGGGCTTAAAGGGGTGGTTGTTGGAGACCCTGACATTAAACCGGCTGAACAACGGGGAAATAAAGATAAAATCAGTCCGGGTGATATTTCAGTCACCGGTTATATCCCGGAAGATAAACAGAGCCAAAAACATCTGAAAATTATAAAAGAAAAGCTATCCGCACTTGAAAAGGAATGGGGGATATTATCCAAAAGTATCTGCCGTACAATAGACGAACAGGACTGGTCTGAATCATGGAAAGAATTTTTCCACCCGCTCAAAATCACCCAGAAAATAGTGATCAAACCTTCATGGCAGGACTATGATGCCAATCCGGATGACCTTATCATTGAAATTGATCCGGGCATGGCTTTCGGAACAGGCACCCACCCCACCACAGCCTTATGCATCTCGATGATAGAAAAATATATCAAACAAGGTGATACCTTTTTAGATATCGGAACCGGTTCCGGCATACTGATGATCGTGGCAGCAAAGCTCGGCGCCCGGAAGGTCTGCGGTATAGATAATGATGAACTTGCCATAGACATTGCTGAAAAGAATCTAATACTTAATGGAATAGAAAATAAACATTTCAAACTAATGCCCGGAACTCTTACCGATAACGTAACTGAAAGATTTGATTTTGTTGCTGCCAACATTTTAACAGAAACCATATTGATTTTACTGGAAAGTATAAAACGTGTTCTTAAAAAGAGAAGTGTCTTTATCTGTTCAGGCATAATAGAAAAAAACAAAGACAAGGTGATTAAAAAGATGGTTGCATCCGGTTTTAAAATTAAAGAAATAGTTAAACGGGAAGAATGGGTTTCAATTGTCGGTGTTTTGCAGATGATTAGATTGTAG